From Brevundimonas vesicularis:
ATCAGCGGACAGGGACTTGGCGCCGCCGGACCCTGGCTTGTCGATCTCGCATCAGAGCTTGAGGCACGCCGATGACAGTTATGGAAACACGGCCTACCGCGTCATCGCCTCTCGAACTTGAGGTTAGATTGGCGGCGCTAGGTGCGCGTTACGACGCTGCGCCGCGATATCCCGCCGACAGTCTGACGCTGCTCGCCTCGGAGGGTTGGGGTCGGCGGTTCGCTCCGGTCCAAAGCGGCGGAACGGCCTATGACGATCCAATCCATAAGGCCTTGGCCTTGATGGACGCCCTACGCAGTGTGGGACGGTCGGATCTCAGCGTCGGCCGACTGTTCGAAGGGCACGTCAACGCCCTGGCGCTGTTCGACTGGTATGCGGATCCGGCCCAGAAGGCTTGGCTCGGCAAGGTCCTTGCGCAGGGCGGCTGGTTCGGCGTCTGGGCGACGGAACCGCCGCCCGGCGTTCGTCTGGTCGGCGACCGGCTGCAGGGCACCAAGATGTTCGCGACCGGCGCAGGCGGTCTGGAATATGCGATCATCACCGCCCAGCCGGAACAGGGCGAACGCGAGTTGATCGTCGTGCCGGCGAACGCGCCCGAGAGGGCCGATCTGAGCGGCTGGCGCGTCCGCGGCATGCGCGCGACAACCAGCGGGCGCTATGAGGTGACCGGGTTGACGGTCAATATCGATCAGCGGCTCGGACGTCCCGGAGACTATGATCGCGAACCGCGTTTCACGGCCGGGGCGTGGCGGTTCACGGCGGTGCAGCAGGGCGGCGTCGAAGGCCTGGTCATGGCGATGCGCGACGCGCTGTCCGACGCCGCCCGCGCCGATCCCATCCAGCGCGCGCGCTTCGCCGATGCGGTCGTTGCGATGCGGACGGCCTGGCTCTGGGTCCGCGAAGCCGCGATCCGCGCGGCGTCCGAAGCGCCTGACGCCGAGGATTTCGCGCGCGCCACGCGCGGCGTCGTCGAACGGAGCGCCCTGGATGTCATGGAGTTGGCGGCGCGGTCGGTCGGGACGCGCAGCGCCTTCGACGGCGAGCGCATCGACAAGATCACCCGTGATCTCAGCCTCTACCTTCGACAGGCCGGACCCGACTATGCAAAGGACCAGGCGGCCAAGACCTGGCTGGATCGCGATCTCTGGGGCGAGGGCGACGCCCTATGGTGAGCGAGAAAACCGGCAGGCTGGCGACCCTGGCGCTGGAGCGTTCCCCCTGGCGATCCGCGCGGTGGCTGGTCATTGCCCCGCATGCCGACGACGAGACACTAGGCGCCGGAGCCTTGATCCACCAGGCGGCCAAGGCCGGCCGGTTGGCGGGAGTCGTGATCCTCACCGACGGCGCGGGTTCGCACGACCATCCGGACGCGACCTCCCGTGCGAGGCTTATCCGGACCCGACGCCTGGAGGCGGGGCGCGCCGTTCGACGGTTGGCGGGGGATGCGGCTATAGCGCCCGTGTTTCTGGATTGGCCTGATGCTCAGCCCGCTTCTCCTGGCAGCACGATATTCCAGGCGACCGCGCGTCGTCTCGCCGCCCTGTGCCGTGATCGGCGCGTCGATGCGATCGCCGTCACTGGACCAGACGATCCCCATTGCGATCATCAGGCAGCGGCCCAGCTGGCGCGCCGCGCGGCCCGTATAGCCTGCCGGCCGGTCGCCGTGTTCGATTATGTCGTGTGGGGGGCGGCTCCGCCCGGGTCGAAACTGCGGATCACGACGCGACCTCTAAGGGCCGGCCTCAGAGCGTACGCCTTATCGAGCCATCAAAGTCAGTTGACGCCGATGTTCGGCCAAGGGTTCCGGCTTGAGAAGGAGAGGGGGCTGCGCGCCGCCTCAGACACCCTTTATCGGCGCGACGCCTATGGCTGAACGCTCGCTTCCCGCCGCCTATTTCGAAGGCATCTTCGCCGGGGACGCCGATCCGTGGGGTCTGGCCTCCAGCCCCTATGAGGCGGCCAAGTTCGATCGCACCATCGCCGCCCTGTCGGTGCGGCGAGCGGCTTTTGCGCTCGAGGTCGGTTGTGCGGGCGGCGTCCTGACCGAGCGGCTGAGTGCCGTCTGCGATCATCTGTTGGCGATCGACGTTAGCCCGACCGCCCTGGGGCGAGCGCGCCAGCGTCTGTCGGGGCGGTCGAACGTCCGGTTCGAGGCTGCGGACTTCCCCCGGGAATGTCCGGCTGTTGATGGGCTGGATCTCGTCGTCCTGTCCGAGGTGGCCTATTATTGGAGCCAGGCCGATCTGGACTTTGCGACACAACGCATCGCCGATGGCCTGGTCGAGGGCGGACGCGTGCTTCTGGTGCACTGGACCGGCGAGACCGACTATCCCCAGACCGCCGACGACGCCGTGGAACGCCTCTGGCTTGGATTGTCGGCTGTCATGAAAGTGGATCTCGCCGAGCGGCATCCGAACTATCGGCTGGATTTGTGGAGCCGTCGATGACCACCCTGTCCGCGCTCACGCTGGTTCGTAACCGGCAAGCCCATCTGGACCGATTGGTTGAGGGATTGACGATCAGCGCCTCGCCGCCAGACGAACTGATCGTCATCGACATGAGCGATGCGCCGGTGACGCTGCCGTCGGTGGATTTTCCGGTCCGCGTCGAACGTCTGGCGGGCGACGCCCTGCCTCTGGCCGCCGCCCGAAATCTGGCGGCCGCCTTGGCGTCAGGTGATAGCCTGCTTTTTCTGGATGTGGACTGCATCGTGTCGTCGGCAGTTTGCGGGCGGATGAAGGCTCTGCTCGCCGACAATGACGCCGTCGTCTGTCCAGAAGTGCTCTATCTCCCCGCCGGAGCCGTCCGGCCGGGCCCCCTGTCGGAAACTGATCTGAGAGCGGCCGGGCGCCCCCATCCCGTGCGCCCCTTTCCGCAGAAAGGCGAAAGCCTCGAGCGCAATCCCGGCCTGTTCTGGTCTTTGGCTTTCGCGCTCCGTCGCTCGACCTTCCATCGGATCGGCGGGTTCGACGAGACCTATGTCGGCTACGGCGCCGAAGACACGGACCTGGGGTTTCGCATCGCGCGAGAGGGCCTGCCGCTGCTCTTCGCCGGCCGCGCGCCCGTCTTCCACCAACATCATGACGGCTATGATCCGCCCCTGCAGCATTTTCGCGCGCTGATCGCCAACGCCAAGCGCTTCCACGCCGCCTGGTCGATCTGGCCGATGGACGGTTGGCTGCGGGCGATGGCGGATCTCGGGCTTGTCGACTGGTCGTCGGATGGATTGACCATCCGCCGCGACCCTACGCCGGCTGAAATCGCCGCCGCACGAAAAGATCCTGCAAATCCCTTTTAGGATTGCCGTCTTTCAAAGCGCAGGCTCGCCGTACGTATGAAACTCAACGAGCCGACGCAGTTGAGTGTCCGTCTTCTCTAGTGAGGAAGGGATCTTGATCAGGCGACGACCACGCATTGGACCGTTATTGCGTAGCTGGCTAGGTCGCTGAACTCGTGGATTTGACCGAAACGTGCGCTTCAACGCCGTCAGTCTTGCCGCTCAAACCCGGTACCTCATCGAGCTGGCGAAGGCTGGTGAAACGACCCCTTTCCTCACGATAACGAACGATTTCGAAGCCGTGGCCGCGCAACATCTCAATCCCGTCCAAAGCGTCGGCGCTGGCGATGTTCAGGTCGATCATCTCTCTTCTCCCTCAGCTCTTCCCGCCGGCCGGTGTCCGAGGGCGAAGTCGATGGCTTCTATATCGACCTTCAGCTTCACCAGATCACGGATGCGCTCGGGGTCGCCGGACGTCGCGGCGGCCACGGCGGTTGACCACACTTCGGTCGTCAGCTGCTCGCGGATGGCCAGAAGCTGTGCGGCGACGGCATCGTTATCCTGAATCATCGACTCTATTTAAGGTCGGCGATCGCCTCGCCGGCCTCTTCTTCCTCGAGCAGAGCGGCGTTGTCGGCGTTTGCGGAAAGGCGCACCTGATTGCCCTCGACCTCGGCGACAAGGCCGCCTGAAAGGTAATGATGGTGATCGCTGTGCGATCCGCTGTCGGCTTTGGTGAGCTTGATGCGATCACCTTCGACCTTATCGACGGTGCCGAGATGGACGCCGTCGGCGCCGATCACTTCCATATGTTCTTTGATGTTCGAGAGGTCGGTCATGCTGGATCTCCGTTTACCTACGCCATTAACGAGGCGCGACGCGCGGCGTTCCAGAGACGAAAGTGGCGTAGCGGCTAGTCAGGCCTCGGTACGTGCGTCTGCGCTGGGCGCTGAGCGCTGGCGACAGGCTCACCGATAAGACCGGCGGCTCGCCCGCACCATTTCCTCCACCCAGTTGATCAACAGAGTGGCGTAAAGTCGCTGATGAGCGGGATCGCGCATCGCATGGGTCGCCTCGGCGATGATCCTGTGGCTGAAGGAGTTCGCCTCCTTGAAGGCGGCCTGATAGGAGGCGATTACTTCTGGCGGAATGCGATCGTCCTTGCCCGACTGCACGATGAGGACGTCGCCCTCGAACGCGGCGCAGGCCGAGAGCGCCTTGTCTTCCTGCGGCGTTCGCAGTTGTTGTCGATAGGTGCGCACCGCGTCCTTATCGAGCTTGGCCTTGGGGACGTCCCAGTGCGCGTCTGGATAAAGCGCCGGCACGCGCAGCGCCAACCAGCGCACGTCACGGATGCTCGTCAGCAGAGCCGACAAATAGCCTCCGTAGCTTGTGCCGATCACGCCGATCGCGCCGGGATCGATCAGCGGCTGGGACGCCAAATAGTCATAGGCCGCGGTGACGTCGTCCAGGCCATTCTGCCGGGTGACCTCGTCTCGGCTCGCATCGCTTTCGGCATGGCCTCGAAGGTCGAAGGTGAAACAGATGCAGCCCAGTCGAGCGAGATCCTCGGCCAGGCCCAGATCCTCTTCCTGATCGCCGCCCCAGCCGTGGACAAACAGAAAGCCCGGCACGGGGGCTTCCGGCGTCAGAAGCGTGCCGGTCAGCTTCTGTCCGTCGACAGACAGTCGCACCCGCCCTTCCTCGACGTCGTCAGGTTCAATCACGCTGTCCTCGTCACATATTTCGTCATCGGCCCGACCTTGGGGTCCTCACCCCGGAAATAGACGACGTCCTCCGGTCCGACATCGGCGAGGCCGTACACTTCGACCGTGGCGGTTTCGACCGAAGTCAGCGCCGGCGAGGCCGCGAAGGCTTCAAGCGCGGCGATCTCGGCGCCCGTCGCGCCGCCGACCCGCCAGGACTGCTCCAGCACGCCTACACGCCTTCGCCCGCGTGCATCTTTGCCGGCGAGGACATCGTAGTTCCGGCGGGTCAGGACCAGATCCGGATAGGCGCGATGGGCGGCGTCGTCGAACACGGCAGCGCAACGCACCGCTTCCACCGCCTCTGGGGTCAGTCCGAGGTGGGTCAGTCGATCGAGATCGCCCCTGACGCACCTCAGTCGTGAACCGCCGTATACCTCGCGTCCCCTGTGGTCCGTCGTTTCCCGTTGATCGCCAACGTAGCTGATGCGCAGTCCGCCGACCGACAGGGTTCCGACGCTGTAGGTTTCCACGCCGAGCAGGTTTTCCTCAAGGACGACGCCGAAGGCGGCGATTTGCGCCTCATCCTGCTCGGCGATGACGGCGGCGAGCGCTTCAGGCGTCTCGACGACTGTCTGTCCCAGCCCTGCCTTGGCCAGGACGTCCTTGACGCGGACAGGTCCCGTCTCGAGGAGGCGTCGACCGGCTTCGATCGCGTCGGCGACGGAGAAGGCGGTGTAGCCTTCCAGAGCCGCATCGCCCAGGCGGTCGGCCATGGTGTTGGACCAGCCGGGCGGGCAGGTCGCGGATCGATCAATCAGGCCGTGGGTGATCGCCTTGGTTGCGATGAAGCGGTGGGGGACGCGGCCGCCTAGTAAATTGCCTGAGGTGAAGACTGTGCGTGAGGTCATGTCTTCACCGATCAGGGTGTCGCGAGGCACCAGCAAGACGTCGGGTCCGACGTCCTCCGCATCTTCGACGACATCAACGACCGGGAGGCGCAGAAGGCGCGCCAGGCGAGCGACTAGCATCTCTCTGGACGCCTGATCGTGCAGATTGCCCGGGTTGTGCCCGTCCGGATCGAAGAGCGCGATGCCGGCGAGCGCGGCCGCATTGGTGAATGAAGGCATCGGGGCGACGCCCAATGGATCGACGATGGTCATGATGGCGAGCGCTCCCTGCCAAGGGTCAACCCCAAGAGCGAGCAACGGTTCAGCACGCCAACCCTTCTTTTTGCGGGCCCCCGAAGTGTCGTCGCCGGGAAGACAGGCCGACGCCGGACGGGGCAGAAATCAGGATTGGAAACGTCCTATGCCTGCGCCGCTTTACCACTGTAGAGGTGCGTTTTCGCACAAAGGAACGGTGAGCCAGGGGGCGTCGTTGCCCATCCATGAGCGACTTGACAGCCAATATCGTGGGTACAGCGGCGGCGGTCTGCTCGATCACGAGCTTTGCGCCCCAAGCCCTCAAGATCTGGAAAGAGCGCGACGCGTCTTCGGTCAGCCTCAGGACCTATTCGCTCACCGTCACCTGTTTCATCCTCTGGGTTGTCTATGGCGTCATGACCCGAGCCTGGCCGGTGACTGTGTCGAACAGTTTTGCCCTGGTCATGGCGGCCTGCGTCCTGATCATGAAGTGGCGGTTTCGCGACGGCGATCCTGACGAGCATTAGGTCGCATCGACCGGCTACCGCCTATCCCTCGCCTTGCCCGTGCTTGTCAGACGTGGCCTGGTCAAACCGGTATTGCTGAGGAGAGCCATGCAAACGTGTTAGTTGTCCGATCAACAAGCGGCAGCAATGGACGATCGGTCAGCAATTTCTAGACAGCGCGGACCGCTCGAGATTGACCCCGGTCGAAAGGCGTCAGCCGAAGAGCCCGTGCAGCCACCAGCTGAGATCGCCGGTCTGAGGCTGTTCGCCATCGCCGCGTCGAAAGACCCAGAAGCGGTGCCCAGCCTCGTCTTCAAGCTGGAAATAGTCGCGCACCGCATCGCGTTCGCCGTCGCGTCGCCACCATTCGCCGAAGATCCGCTCAGGACCGTCAGCGCGCCTGACACGATGGCGGACGCCGCTCCAACTGAAGGCGACCGG
This genomic window contains:
- a CDS encoding DUF2171 domain-containing protein — protein: MTDLSNIKEHMEVIGADGVHLGTVDKVEGDRIKLTKADSGSHSDHHHYLSGGLVAEVEGNQVRLSANADNAALLEEEEAGEAIADLK
- a CDS encoding class I SAM-dependent DNA methyltransferase, with protein sequence MAERSLPAAYFEGIFAGDADPWGLASSPYEAAKFDRTIAALSVRRAAFALEVGCAGGVLTERLSAVCDHLLAIDVSPTALGRARQRLSGRSNVRFEAADFPRECPAVDGLDLVVLSEVAYYWSQADLDFATQRIADGLVEGGRVLLVHWTGETDYPQTADDAVERLWLGLSAVMKVDLAERHPNYRLDLWSRR
- a CDS encoding SemiSWEET family sugar transporter, whose amino-acid sequence is MSDLTANIVGTAAAVCSITSFAPQALKIWKERDASSVSLRTYSLTVTCFILWVVYGVMTRAWPVTVSNSFALVMAACVLIMKWRFRDGDPDEH
- a CDS encoding helix-hairpin-helix domain-containing protein, which gives rise to MIDLNIASADALDGIEMLRGHGFEIVRYREERGRFTSLRQLDEVPGLSGKTDGVEAHVSVKSTSSAT
- a CDS encoding alpha/beta hydrolase family protein codes for the protein MIEPDDVEEGRVRLSVDGQKLTGTLLTPEAPVPGFLFVHGWGGDQEEDLGLAEDLARLGCICFTFDLRGHAESDASRDEVTRQNGLDDVTAAYDYLASQPLIDPGAIGVIGTSYGGYLSALLTSIRDVRWLALRVPALYPDAHWDVPKAKLDKDAVRTYRQQLRTPQEDKALSACAAFEGDVLIVQSGKDDRIPPEVIASYQAAFKEANSFSHRIIAEATHAMRDPAHQRLYATLLINWVEEMVRASRRSYR
- a CDS encoding PIG-L deacetylase family protein, whose translation is MVSEKTGRLATLALERSPWRSARWLVIAPHADDETLGAGALIHQAAKAGRLAGVVILTDGAGSHDHPDATSRARLIRTRRLEAGRAVRRLAGDAAIAPVFLDWPDAQPASPGSTIFQATARRLAALCRDRRVDAIAVTGPDDPHCDHQAAAQLARRAARIACRPVAVFDYVVWGAAPPGSKLRITTRPLRAGLRAYALSSHQSQLTPMFGQGFRLEKERGLRAASDTLYRRDAYG
- a CDS encoding acyl-CoA dehydrogenase family protein, which translates into the protein MAALGARYDAAPRYPADSLTLLASEGWGRRFAPVQSGGTAYDDPIHKALALMDALRSVGRSDLSVGRLFEGHVNALALFDWYADPAQKAWLGKVLAQGGWFGVWATEPPPGVRLVGDRLQGTKMFATGAGGLEYAIITAQPEQGERELIVVPANAPERADLSGWRVRGMRATTSGRYEVTGLTVNIDQRLGRPGDYDREPRFTAGAWRFTAVQQGGVEGLVMAMRDALSDAARADPIQRARFADAVVAMRTAWLWVREAAIRAASEAPDAEDFARATRGVVERSALDVMELAARSVGTRSAFDGERIDKITRDLSLYLRQAGPDYAKDQAAKTWLDRDLWGEGDALW
- a CDS encoding DUF3182 family protein, whose protein sequence is MTIVDPLGVAPMPSFTNAAALAGIALFDPDGHNPGNLHDQASREMLVARLARLLRLPVVDVVEDAEDVGPDVLLVPRDTLIGEDMTSRTVFTSGNLLGGRVPHRFIATKAITHGLIDRSATCPPGWSNTMADRLGDAALEGYTAFSVADAIEAGRRLLETGPVRVKDVLAKAGLGQTVVETPEALAAVIAEQDEAQIAAFGVVLEENLLGVETYSVGTLSVGGLRISYVGDQRETTDHRGREVYGGSRLRCVRGDLDRLTHLGLTPEAVEAVRCAAVFDDAAHRAYPDLVLTRRNYDVLAGKDARGRRRVGVLEQSWRVGGATGAEIAALEAFAASPALTSVETATVEVYGLADVGPEDVVYFRGEDPKVGPMTKYVTRTA
- a CDS encoding glycosyltransferase family 2 protein yields the protein MTTLSALTLVRNRQAHLDRLVEGLTISASPPDELIVIDMSDAPVTLPSVDFPVRVERLAGDALPLAAARNLAAALASGDSLLFLDVDCIVSSAVCGRMKALLADNDAVVCPEVLYLPAGAVRPGPLSETDLRAAGRPHPVRPFPQKGESLERNPGLFWSLAFALRRSTFHRIGGFDETYVGYGAEDTDLGFRIAREGLPLLFAGRAPVFHQHHDGYDPPLQHFRALIANAKRFHAAWSIWPMDGWLRAMADLGLVDWSSDGLTIRRDPTPAEIAAARKDPANPF